From Aptenodytes patagonicus chromosome 1, bAptPat1.pri.cur, whole genome shotgun sequence, one genomic window encodes:
- the LOC143158633 gene encoding uncharacterized protein LOC143158633 isoform X3 — MCMKTRMKERGKKIPEELSSYFTTDLPPGFTPSPIESRSAICTGEHTERHEDGFLNDDTTRKEKYPVLRQVSCHSLCKTTTEDSNPKISQTSLIPQADEDSPLNMLSKSVAANMLQELGEKLQLLARYKTGFPQGLVNVLTCSWKELTEGIDYPKWHQKSLVYKSVRSRRSQASEEVKSGALGSKCTECEITAIRKERYKKSFVLPACTTKEKRKPETASNMPVGSKAPVVQNDAGQSPITISFSLSSNICEERGWIFQLSDSNSEDIHQKLPYVWTLERPEQIQKQIEEKTSKLKEVGFDKPIILRHYGDHREETFSKTWKVQAGMTVTPGLTHGKPQIPVAKKAGRAQRKLHYGLNDGSSFI; from the exons ATGAAAACTAGAATGAAAGAGAGGGGCAAGAAGATACCAGAAGAACTGTCCTCATATTTTACTACAGATCTTCCCCCTGGCTTTACTCCCAG cccGATTGAAAGCAGGAGTGCCATCTGTACAGGTGAGCATACAGAAAGGCATGAAGATGGTTTCTTAAATGATGAtacaacaagaaaagaaaaatatccagtTTTGCGACAAGTGTCTTGTCATTCCCTGTGTAAAACCACTACGGAGGACTCAAACCCAAAGATCTCCCAAACATCTTTGATCCCACAGGCAGATGAGGACTCACCACTGAACATGTTGAGTAAGTCTGTGGCTGCCAACATGTTACAGGAACTTGGAGAGAAGTTGCAGCTCCTTGCTAGGTATAAGACTGGTTTCCCTCAGGGACTTGTGAATGTGCTAACCTGTAGCTGGAAAGAACTCACTGAGGGGATTGATTACCCTAAATGGCACCAGAAGTCACTAGTGTACAAAAGTGTGAGATCCAGGAGAAGCCAAGCCTCAGAGGAGGTTAAGAGTGGTGCTCTGGGGTCCAAATGTACAGAGTGTGAAATCACTGCCATCAGAAAAGAACGATACAAGAAAAGCTTTGTTCTACCAGCCTGcactacaaaggaaaaaagaaaacctgagacAGCATCAAACATGCCTGTAGGAAGTAAAG CTCCTGTTGTGCAAAATGATGCTGGTCAGTCACCCATCACAATCAGCTTCTCGCTCTCATCCAACATTTGTGAGGAAAGAG GTTGGATTTTCCAACTTTCTGACTCAAATTCTGAAGATATTCACCAGAAGCTGCCTTATGTGTGGACACTGGAGAGGCCAGAACAAATTCAAAAACAAAT agaagagaaaacatcCAAGCTGAAAGAAGTGGGGTTTGACAAACCAATTATTCTCCGGCATTATGGTGATCACAGAGAAGAAACTTTCTCCAAGACATGGAAGGTTCAGGCTGGCATGACTGTCACACCAGGGCTGACACATGGCAAACCTCAGATCCCAGTGGCCAAGAAAGCAGGCAGAGCACAGAGAAAACTGCACTATGGGCTGAACGATGGCTCATCTTTCATTTAA
- the LOC143158633 gene encoding uncharacterized protein LOC143158633 isoform X1, translated as MCGVMEPMFTAAALETGPVYFFDQMKTRMKERGKKIPEELSSYFTTDLPPGFTPSPIESRSAICTGEHTERHEDGFLNDDTTRKEKYPVLRQVSCHSLCKTTTEDSNPKISQTSLIPQADEDSPLNMLSKSVAANMLQELGEKLQLLARYKTGFPQGLVNVLTCSWKELTEGIDYPKWHQKSLVYKSVRSRRSQASEEVKSGALGSKCTECEITAIRKERYKKSFVLPACTTKEKRKPETASNMPVGSKAPVVQNDAGQSPITISFSLSSNICEERGWIFQLSDSNSEDIHQKLPYVWTLERPEQIQKQIEEKTSKLKEVGFDKPIILRHYGDHREETFSKTWKVQAGMTVTPGLTHGKPQIPVAKKAGRAQRKLHYGLNDGSSFI; from the exons GGAGTAATGGAACCAATGTTTACAGCTGCAGCGCTGGAGACAGGACCTGTATATTTCTTTGACcag ATGAAAACTAGAATGAAAGAGAGGGGCAAGAAGATACCAGAAGAACTGTCCTCATATTTTACTACAGATCTTCCCCCTGGCTTTACTCCCAG cccGATTGAAAGCAGGAGTGCCATCTGTACAGGTGAGCATACAGAAAGGCATGAAGATGGTTTCTTAAATGATGAtacaacaagaaaagaaaaatatccagtTTTGCGACAAGTGTCTTGTCATTCCCTGTGTAAAACCACTACGGAGGACTCAAACCCAAAGATCTCCCAAACATCTTTGATCCCACAGGCAGATGAGGACTCACCACTGAACATGTTGAGTAAGTCTGTGGCTGCCAACATGTTACAGGAACTTGGAGAGAAGTTGCAGCTCCTTGCTAGGTATAAGACTGGTTTCCCTCAGGGACTTGTGAATGTGCTAACCTGTAGCTGGAAAGAACTCACTGAGGGGATTGATTACCCTAAATGGCACCAGAAGTCACTAGTGTACAAAAGTGTGAGATCCAGGAGAAGCCAAGCCTCAGAGGAGGTTAAGAGTGGTGCTCTGGGGTCCAAATGTACAGAGTGTGAAATCACTGCCATCAGAAAAGAACGATACAAGAAAAGCTTTGTTCTACCAGCCTGcactacaaaggaaaaaagaaaacctgagacAGCATCAAACATGCCTGTAGGAAGTAAAG CTCCTGTTGTGCAAAATGATGCTGGTCAGTCACCCATCACAATCAGCTTCTCGCTCTCATCCAACATTTGTGAGGAAAGAG GTTGGATTTTCCAACTTTCTGACTCAAATTCTGAAGATATTCACCAGAAGCTGCCTTATGTGTGGACACTGGAGAGGCCAGAACAAATTCAAAAACAAAT agaagagaaaacatcCAAGCTGAAAGAAGTGGGGTTTGACAAACCAATTATTCTCCGGCATTATGGTGATCACAGAGAAGAAACTTTCTCCAAGACATGGAAGGTTCAGGCTGGCATGACTGTCACACCAGGGCTGACACATGGCAAACCTCAGATCCCAGTGGCCAAGAAAGCAGGCAGAGCACAGAGAAAACTGCACTATGGGCTGAACGATGGCTCATCTTTCATTTAA
- the LOC143158633 gene encoding uncharacterized protein LOC143158633 isoform X2: MEPMFTAAALETGPVYFFDQMKTRMKERGKKIPEELSSYFTTDLPPGFTPSPIESRSAICTGEHTERHEDGFLNDDTTRKEKYPVLRQVSCHSLCKTTTEDSNPKISQTSLIPQADEDSPLNMLSKSVAANMLQELGEKLQLLARYKTGFPQGLVNVLTCSWKELTEGIDYPKWHQKSLVYKSVRSRRSQASEEVKSGALGSKCTECEITAIRKERYKKSFVLPACTTKEKRKPETASNMPVGSKAPVVQNDAGQSPITISFSLSSNICEERGWIFQLSDSNSEDIHQKLPYVWTLERPEQIQKQIEEKTSKLKEVGFDKPIILRHYGDHREETFSKTWKVQAGMTVTPGLTHGKPQIPVAKKAGRAQRKLHYGLNDGSSFI; this comes from the exons ATGGAACCAATGTTTACAGCTGCAGCGCTGGAGACAGGACCTGTATATTTCTTTGACcag ATGAAAACTAGAATGAAAGAGAGGGGCAAGAAGATACCAGAAGAACTGTCCTCATATTTTACTACAGATCTTCCCCCTGGCTTTACTCCCAG cccGATTGAAAGCAGGAGTGCCATCTGTACAGGTGAGCATACAGAAAGGCATGAAGATGGTTTCTTAAATGATGAtacaacaagaaaagaaaaatatccagtTTTGCGACAAGTGTCTTGTCATTCCCTGTGTAAAACCACTACGGAGGACTCAAACCCAAAGATCTCCCAAACATCTTTGATCCCACAGGCAGATGAGGACTCACCACTGAACATGTTGAGTAAGTCTGTGGCTGCCAACATGTTACAGGAACTTGGAGAGAAGTTGCAGCTCCTTGCTAGGTATAAGACTGGTTTCCCTCAGGGACTTGTGAATGTGCTAACCTGTAGCTGGAAAGAACTCACTGAGGGGATTGATTACCCTAAATGGCACCAGAAGTCACTAGTGTACAAAAGTGTGAGATCCAGGAGAAGCCAAGCCTCAGAGGAGGTTAAGAGTGGTGCTCTGGGGTCCAAATGTACAGAGTGTGAAATCACTGCCATCAGAAAAGAACGATACAAGAAAAGCTTTGTTCTACCAGCCTGcactacaaaggaaaaaagaaaacctgagacAGCATCAAACATGCCTGTAGGAAGTAAAG CTCCTGTTGTGCAAAATGATGCTGGTCAGTCACCCATCACAATCAGCTTCTCGCTCTCATCCAACATTTGTGAGGAAAGAG GTTGGATTTTCCAACTTTCTGACTCAAATTCTGAAGATATTCACCAGAAGCTGCCTTATGTGTGGACACTGGAGAGGCCAGAACAAATTCAAAAACAAAT agaagagaaaacatcCAAGCTGAAAGAAGTGGGGTTTGACAAACCAATTATTCTCCGGCATTATGGTGATCACAGAGAAGAAACTTTCTCCAAGACATGGAAGGTTCAGGCTGGCATGACTGTCACACCAGGGCTGACACATGGCAAACCTCAGATCCCAGTGGCCAAGAAAGCAGGCAGAGCACAGAGAAAACTGCACTATGGGCTGAACGATGGCTCATCTTTCATTTAA
- the LOC143158659 gene encoding uncharacterized protein LOC143158659 encodes MVREWKWPWDGKLAQPVIAQINEYITVRIAGRFAVSLVYKWQHERVCLSLSPLQGVARPQLEELPKLTELLMKNEVPEATISHVNDISAARELRNLQRKIWSIVDDWLWYYRTVLGIDRISLQKMSDLPLRPLRKGIIQSADALPVTSGLQRSQGKRKENSQAPKSETPLLLDQMQSAPPYGMQQEPYSYPLRDKLWVTSQAACPAVLRRIMMGEEGKTCRCSNRQIPYVSDLEYDHLVNNQVSFKEQIIVVCVSSSQTNKDPSEDKIEQLYERKNKNRSMPCAQVGFIRQ; translated from the exons atggtCAGAGAATGGAAATGGCCTTGGGATGGCAAGCTTGCCCAGCCAGTTATAGCACAG ATTAATGAATACATCACAGTGAGGATTGCAGGGCGCTTTGCAGTTAGCTTGGTCTACAAGTGGCAACATGAAAGAGTGTGCTTGTCTTTGTCACCACTGCAGGGTGTGGCTCGTCCGCAGTTAGAAGAATTG ccaAAGTTGACAGAGCTGTTGATGAAAAATGAAGTTCCGGAGGCAACTATAAGCCACGTAAATGACATCAGTGCAGCCAGAGAACTGAGGAATTTGCAGAGGAAGATCTGGAGCATTGTGGATGACTGGCTGTGGTATTATCGTACAGTCCTAG GAATTGACCGCATAAGCCTTCAGAAAATGTCTGACCTTCCTCTGCGACCCTTAAGGAAGGGCATAATTCAGTCTGCAGATGCTCTCCCAGTTACCTCGGGTTTGCAGAGATcacaagggaagaggaaagaaaacagccaaGCTCCCAAGTCAGAAACTCCTCTCCTTCTAGATCAAATGCAGTCGGCTCCTCCTTACGGCATGCAGCAGGAACCATACTCTTATCCTCTCAG GGACAAGCTGTGGGTCACATCCCAGGCTGCTTGTCCTGCTGTGCTTCGAAGAATTAtgatgggggaggaagggaagacatGCAGGTGTAGTAATCGTCAGATTCCCTATGTGTCAGACCTGGAGTATGATCACCTCGTTAACAATCAGGTGTCGTTTAAGGAGCAGATTATAGTGGTCTGTGTCTCATCTTCACAAACAAACAAGGATCCTAGTGAAGACAAGATAGAGCAGCTgtatgaaagaaagaacaagaacagAAGTATGCCTTGTGCTCAGGTGGGTTTTATCAGACAGTAG